From Camelina sativa cultivar DH55 chromosome 5, Cs, whole genome shotgun sequence:
tgaaaataaaataaaataaaccaattaaaaaaaaaggaaaaaaaagttttgtggAGGGAGTTGCTAATAAGGGGAACGAATGGATAGAGGTTGACGTAAGACATTCCTGGAGCCACCCGACACGTGTACTAAAATTTCTATTActggattttaaaatatatccaaCAAAGACTCGAACGCCCTTATCAGAAACGACCACAACAACAAGTGAAACGAAAAGATTTTTTTCAGTGTCACAACAAACAGACCCACACAATAAGGCTTATTGGTATAATTTATGATACAATTTGACAATGCAGTTCTAGAACAAAATCGTAGAGACAGAGAGATGGATTCTACGGAGTCTTCTTTGCTTGAGGTTTTAAAATGCGGATCCGCTGCTTTTAGTTTTGCCTAGCATCACGTCTTTAGCTTCATTGATCTTAGAGGCTAGGAAATGGCTACCACCTGCATCTGGATGGTTTGCTACCATTACTTTCCTGTGTGCTTCCTTCACCTTCTCTGCCGCTACATTCTCCCTGTGATTCATCAATCCCATAAACCGGCATTTCAAACAATGTTACACTTTCATAGAAAGAATTATGCTAAAGACCAAAGAGAAACAGAGTTCTTTCTGTGTGTGTTTACTTCTTTACCTGATGCCAAGAATAAGAGCAGCTTCCCTTTTCGTCATTGTAGGCTGGAAACCGCCGTCGTAGAATTTCTTAATTCTGGGTCTTGGTGGCCTTGCCTTGAATGCTTGCCATGCTTGGATTCCATATCGACCAGCAAGTGCAGTCGCAGCTACCGCAACCCCCGCTATAAATGGTGTCGCCTGTTAATACCAAAAAACACATAACCTAAATTACTCATTTGAATACTTATTCTTCTTATCATTCATCATCCTCCAATTCACAGGGAATAATAAATCAAACTCACTTATCGGATGAAGTGTAAGATGTTCTATATATCCACTGTTCTTTCAGTTTCTCAAGATCCATTCGATAAAATAAGCATATTCAAAACATATACTTTTTTGCAAAAAGGACTGACTAATAAGGAGAAGGTACAATAAAGCACACAACATTAAGATTTAAGAGGTAAGCAAACAAGGAGAATCCAGAGGGAACTAGGACACTAGTGCATCAATGAAAGAAGCTTGAGCTAATAAGTAGATTGCAGTCAAGTTTTTAAACCTTATCCGGCTTAAACTCTACAGCAGCTGAactcaaaccaaacacaaacccttTCAAGACCACTGGCGAAAGACTCAACTAGTCAATTCCTTGTAATTTGGAAGAGAAGAGCCAGGGGGTATAAACAGAATCATCGATTTAACTTGAAAATTATCCTTCAGGATCATTATCACTTTGACTAATCATAACGAAGGTGAGCATGATTGGTACAGAGGTTGCATAAAAATCAAGACTTTATGAAGCACCACCCAGAttcacaaaatcatcaacatgaatgttcattttcaaaactgCAAATGAACCATATGACTTAATGTCCAGTGATTCTCCAACATCGAATCGAAAACAAACGATTAACCAGTAATTACATTACCTACGGATCCTAATTCATGAAATGAAACCAGATGGCTAAATCTAAATCTAATGGATGAACCCTAATTTCCGAAAGAGAGTAGTATTCCCAAATTACCATTCAAAAATCTGGGATTCTTCGTTTCATCCACAGATTGATTTGGAATCGCTTTCTCAGAGTTGGTTTTGTAAAGCCGTCACTGGTGGGTGACTCACCGGTGCCTCCAGAGCTCTCCAATGGCTGCTGTAACCAAATGGGACTAAACAATCAAAAGCCTTTGTGCGAAACCGGTTTTTAATACCAACCGGTTATCCTGGTTCGTCTAATTGATTCCGTAaccgattttttattttaatttgtcaGTAGATTTACCAATTGGATTAAACTTACAAGACTCGAATGACCAAATTTAAGTCTTTCATTATTTGCATCATTCGGGTGTTAGCCATGAGAAAGGGGAGGTTCAATGATCCAAAAGAGCTACAACCCCCAAACAAAATCCACACCCAAAAAAAGAGACAGTTTAACAAAGAAACGAAAAGTGGATTTTTGGATTACAAGTTCTTGAAAGCAGAGTCATGTGCATCCTTTGGAGGAGTGAGCCTAGCCAACAATGCCTTGTTAGGGCAATGATCTGCGTCCACGAAGTAGTAATCCCCGTTAGCCTTGAAGCTAACATACGGTCTTTGCGTGTCTGGATAACGTATGTCTGAGAATTTCAATGTCTTTGGGGTAAATGTGCCGAGCCATGTCATCATCTCAACCTCAAAAGTGTCTGAACCAGGCTGCCATCTCAGCTTGTGCACGTAAGGGCTAACGAACCAGTGGAGAGCAGCGGTTGTGGATGCACTAAGGAAAATCACAGTGGAGGCAACCGCACCTTTCATGATCACGTTCAGTCCAGGGGAAGTCATGAATGTGATGACTGGGCCAAGAGACACTGAGAGACAGCAGGTGGAGAGTGAGAGGAGTTTCACTTTCTTGATCGTGGATGAGATTTGGCCATAGTAAACAACTCCtccatcgttttcttctttcttgtcttGAGGTCCGATGCTGATCTTgtgctcatcatcatcatcatcttctctagTCTTTGCTCCAGATGATGCCCAGCTTCTCTGGTTAAGAGATGGAACCTGGAATCTGACCTTCGGGAtcactgatgatgatgaccatgATCCTGCTATTGAC
This genomic window contains:
- the LOC104785957 gene encoding uncharacterized protein LOC104785957, whose amino-acid sequence is MGRSALIHLIRSQSRRLSSSTFTTTGYHHRSIAGSWSSSSVIPKVRFQVPSLNQRSWASSGAKTREDDDDDEHKISIGPQDKKEENDGGVVYYGQISSTIKKVKLLSLSTCCLSVSLGPVITFMTSPGLNVIMKGAVASTVIFLSASTTAALHWFVSPYVHKLRWQPGSDTFEVEMMTWLGTFTPKTLKFSDIRYPDTQRPYVSFKANGDYYFVDADHCPNKALLARLTPPKDAHDSAFKNL
- the LOC104785956 gene encoding mitochondrial import inner membrane translocase subunit TIM14-1, producing the protein MATPFIAGVAVAATALAGRYGIQAWQAFKARPPRPRIKKFYDGGFQPTMTKREAALILGIRENVAAEKVKEAHRKVMVANHPDAGGSHFLASKINEAKDVMLGKTKSSGSAF